The genomic interval ATGCGCGTCAAGGTGGGCGGTCGCGATATTGACTTGCGCGTGTCGTTCCTCCCGGTGGTGTACGGTGAAAAATGCGTCATGCGCGTGCTCGATAAATCCAACTTGTCCGCCAGCATGGACAAACTGGGGTTGGACCCGGAGAGCTTCCGGCGTTTGAAAGCCGCCGTGGACTCCCCGCACGGGCTGATTCTGGTCACCGGCCCCACCGGCTCTGGTAAAACCACCACCCTGTATTCTTGTTTGAACGAACTGAACAGCCCCGAATACAACATCATCACGGTGGAAGACCCGGTGGAATTCCAAATCCCCGGCATCAACCAGGTGCCCGTGAAGAAGGAAATCGGGCTGACCTTCGCGGCGGCGCTTCGCTCCATCCTGCGCCAGGACCCGGACATCGTGATGATCGGGGAAATTCGCGACGAGGAGACGGCGGAAATTGCGGTGGAAGCCGCGTTGACCGGTCACCAGGTGTTGAGCACCATGCACTGCAATGACGCTCCCGGCGCCATCGCGCGCCTGGATGACATGGGCATTGCGCCATTCCTGATTTCCTCTGCCGTGTGCCTCTCCTGCGCGCAGCGCCTCATGCGCCGCATCTGCAACTCCTGCAAAGAGGAAGTGCAATACCCGCCGAAGATGTTCCAGGATTTGAATATCAACCCCAGCATGTTTGAGGGTGTCAAACTGCACCGTGGGCGCGGCTGTGAACGGTGCAAAAACAGCGGGTATGCGGGCCGTGCTGCCATTATCGAAATTATGACCATCACCGATGAAATTCGCAAAATGGTCATCAAGCGCGCCAGCGCGATGGAAATTGGTAAAGTGGCAGTAGAACAAGGCATGAAAACGTTGCGCATGGTCGCCCTGGACAAAGCGCGCGAAGGTATTACCACCCTCGAACAAACCCTGGTCGTTACCGCCGGCGCATAAACCAAGC from Verrucomicrobiota bacterium carries:
- a CDS encoding ATPase, T2SS/T4P/T4SS family, which codes for MPPVKSFGERIADALIEDGVLTGETLQDLLQKQKTAGKKLVDLIMEKALVTEPDMVLAIGRVLNTPPVNLARVGIHPEVAELVPQDIATNHKVLPVSRLGNRLFLAMVDPLNVLALDDVKRITKLEISPMIASEKAILDKLNNLESSRGTSLSQITEEVSKGMDAEVAEDADSLEVTKESTEQLNLDEAASVAGEAPVIKLANTILVQAIRDRASDIHIEPYEKTVKLRYRTDGALMNMPEIDKRMQVPLVSRLKIMSNLDIAERRLPQDGRMRVKVGGRDIDLRVSFLPVVYGEKCVMRVLDKSNLSASMDKLGLDPESFRRLKAAVDSPHGLILVTGPTGSGKTTTLYSCLNELNSPEYNIITVEDPVEFQIPGINQVPVKKEIGLTFAAALRSILRQDPDIVMIGEIRDEETAEIAVEAALTGHQVLSTMHCNDAPGAIARLDDMGIAPFLISSAVCLSCAQRLMRRICNSCKEEVQYPPKMFQDLNINPSMFEGVKLHRGRGCERCKNSGYAGRAAIIEIMTITDEIRKMVIKRASAMEIGKVAVEQGMKTLRMVALDKAREGITTLEQTLVVTAGA